The Acidobacteriota bacterium genome has a segment encoding these proteins:
- a CDS encoding ThiF family adenylyltransferase, whose translation MEEHRYARQTLFKPLGTKGQERLAVSTAVVVGCGALGSRAAELLARAGVGRIRVVDRDVVEWSNLQRQALFGEDDVKAVMPKAAAAERRLRALNSGIAVEGVVADVTPWNVLEIIGGADVVVDGLDNFEARYLLNDACVKQNLSWIYGGAVASYGVTMNVLPGRGPCLRCVFSQMPPPGGPTCDTAGILAPAAAWVAAHQAMEAVKILSGNEGAVRRTLLSADLWKNRVEEISLPEEPHADCPACAKRVFEFLENTASAHVSLCGRNAVQVRPARPATLDLEALASRVGGAHRNKYLVQFSANGCEMTVFADGRAMISGTDDVTTARSLYAKWVGA comes from the coding sequence ATGGAAGAGCACCGCTACGCGCGCCAGACTCTGTTCAAACCGCTCGGAACGAAGGGGCAGGAGCGGCTCGCGGTCTCCACGGCCGTGGTCGTCGGATGCGGCGCCCTGGGGAGCCGGGCGGCGGAGCTTCTCGCGCGCGCGGGCGTCGGGCGCATCCGCGTCGTGGACCGCGACGTCGTCGAATGGAGCAACCTCCAGCGTCAGGCGCTCTTTGGCGAGGACGACGTCAAGGCGGTCATGCCCAAGGCCGCGGCGGCGGAGCGCAGGCTTCGCGCCCTGAACTCCGGCATAGCCGTCGAGGGCGTCGTGGCCGACGTCACCCCGTGGAACGTTTTGGAAATCATCGGCGGCGCGGACGTCGTCGTGGATGGTCTCGACAATTTCGAGGCGCGCTACCTGCTGAACGACGCCTGCGTCAAGCAGAATCTCTCCTGGATCTACGGAGGCGCCGTTGCGTCTTACGGCGTGACGATGAACGTTCTGCCGGGCAGGGGGCCATGCCTTCGCTGCGTTTTTTCGCAGATGCCGCCCCCCGGCGGCCCGACGTGCGACACGGCGGGCATCCTGGCCCCGGCGGCGGCGTGGGTGGCGGCGCACCAGGCGATGGAGGCCGTCAAGATTCTTTCGGGAAACGAGGGGGCGGTGCGGCGGACGCTTCTTTCGGCGGACCTGTGGAAAAACCGGGTCGAGGAAATCTCCCTCCCCGAGGAACCCCATGCGGACTGCCCCGCCTGCGCGAAGCGCGTGTTCGAATTTCTTGAAAATACCGCAAGCGCCCACGTCTCGCTCTGCGGGCGGAACGCCGTGCAGGTGCGGCCCGCCCGGCCCGCAACGTTGGACCTCGAAGCGCTCGCCTCGCGCGTGGGCGGCGCGCACCGGAACAAGTACTTGGTGCAATTCTCCGCGAACGGCTGCGAAATGACGGTCTTCGCGGACGGGCGCGCGATGATCTCGGGCACGGACGACGTTACGACGGCGCGGAGTCTTTACGCGAAGTGGGTGGGTGCGTAG
- a CDS encoding aminotransferase class V-fold PLP-dependent enzyme, with product MSSPIIYLDNAATSYPKPERVYEKIVAFGKSLGANPGRALYKMAVDAGEEYERARQAVARFFGVGDPSRIVFTMNATDGINMALKGILRAGDHVVSSTFEHTCVLRPLNRLAKEGCIELARVPPEADGRLSPERIARAMQKNTRLVVVTHVSNVIGILQPVQEIAEAAHGRGALVMIDSAQATGVVPMDVEELGLDVMATTGHKSLFGPPGTGVLYVREGVDISPWREGGTGDSEEFQPEKFPVRLEGGTLNTWGVVALAEGIRFLEEVGVEKVHEKESRLAGMVFAALGEDERIFLYGPSDAPRTGILTFNLCGVAPPIVGNILDERFGICVRTGLHCAPGAHALYDQPEGGVRVSPGWFTTEENIKTLIDAVREIADELAKEPAVRRGAAGT from the coding sequence ATGAGCAGCCCTATTATCTACCTCGACAACGCCGCGACCTCGTATCCCAAGCCGGAGCGCGTCTACGAGAAAATCGTTGCGTTCGGCAAATCGCTCGGCGCCAACCCCGGGCGCGCGCTCTACAAGATGGCCGTGGACGCGGGCGAGGAGTACGAGCGGGCGCGGCAGGCGGTCGCCCGGTTCTTCGGCGTCGGGGATCCCTCCCGCATCGTTTTTACTATGAACGCCACCGACGGCATCAACATGGCGCTCAAGGGCATTCTGCGCGCGGGCGACCACGTGGTGTCGAGCACCTTCGAGCACACGTGCGTCCTGCGCCCGCTCAACCGCCTGGCCAAGGAGGGGTGCATCGAGCTGGCGCGCGTTCCGCCCGAGGCCGACGGGCGCCTGAGCCCGGAGCGCATCGCGCGCGCGATGCAGAAGAACACGAGGCTCGTCGTCGTAACCCACGTCTCGAACGTTATCGGAATCCTGCAGCCCGTTCAGGAAATCGCCGAGGCGGCGCACGGGCGCGGCGCCCTGGTGATGATCGACTCGGCGCAGGCGACGGGGGTCGTGCCCATGGACGTGGAGGAGCTGGGGCTGGACGTGATGGCGACGACGGGCCACAAGTCGCTCTTCGGCCCCCCCGGAACCGGCGTCCTCTACGTCCGCGAGGGCGTGGACATCTCGCCCTGGCGCGAGGGCGGCACGGGCGACTCGGAGGAATTCCAGCCCGAGAAATTCCCCGTGCGCCTCGAGGGGGGCACGCTCAACACATGGGGCGTCGTGGCGCTCGCCGAGGGCATCCGCTTCCTCGAAGAGGTGGGGGTCGAAAAGGTGCACGAGAAGGAGAGCCGCCTCGCCGGGATGGTCTTTGCGGCCCTCGGGGAGGACGAGCGGATCTTTTTATACGGCCCATCTGATGCGCCGCGCACGGGGATCCTCACCTTCAACCTGTGCGGCGTGGCGCCCCCGATCGTCGGAAACATTCTCGATGAGCGCTTCGGGATCTGCGTCCGCACGGGCCTCCATTGCGCCCCCGGCGCCCATGCGCTCTACGACCAGCCGGAGGGCGGCGTCCGCGTGAGCCCCGGCTGGTTCACGACGGAGGAGAACATCAAGACGCTCATCGACGCGGTTCGAGAAATCGCGGACGAGCTGGCAAAAGAACCGGCCGTGCGGCGCGGGGCCGCAGGCACCTAA
- the rimI gene encoding ribosomal protein S18-alanine N-acetyltransferase: MEKLIYLDGLPAYKVLPMREDHLAEVEAIERKSFPHPWSRGIFEAEARNVSGVSRPFVLAASDGRVAGYLCTWNVSNELHVNNIAVAPELRGRGLGWALLEFAEERARAWGCRVMLLEVRTSNDAAARLYKRFGFSELGVRRHYYQETGEDAVVMTKTLNRPDKDRTKP, translated from the coding sequence GTGGAAAAGCTCATCTACCTCGACGGCCTGCCGGCCTACAAAGTTCTTCCTATGCGCGAAGACCACCTCGCGGAGGTCGAGGCCATCGAGAGAAAATCGTTCCCCCACCCGTGGAGCCGCGGCATCTTCGAGGCCGAGGCGCGAAACGTGAGCGGCGTCTCCCGCCCCTTCGTGCTCGCCGCAAGCGACGGCCGGGTCGCTGGTTACCTCTGCACGTGGAACGTCTCGAACGAGCTCCACGTCAACAACATCGCCGTCGCGCCCGAGCTGCGCGGGCGCGGCCTGGGATGGGCGCTCCTGGAGTTCGCCGAGGAGCGGGCGCGCGCCTGGGGGTGCCGCGTCATGCTGCTCGAGGTGCGCACCTCGAACGACGCGGCCGCGCGCCTCTACAAGAGATTCGGCTTCTCGGAGCTCGGCGTGCGGCGGCACTACTACCAAGAGACGGGCGAGGACGCCGTCGTGATGACCAAGACCCTGAACCGACCGGACAAGGACCGGACGAAGCCTTGA